In Anabas testudineus chromosome 12, fAnaTes1.2, whole genome shotgun sequence, the genomic stretch AGAACACTGTAAATCAAGATCAAGTTCTTTAAATGATCACATTTGATATTTAccaagatttttaaaaatctttaaaaatatttctagtttttaaatgaaatttaatttaacttttactgGTGAGAAGGAAAgttatcatgtttttaattcagtcaaattgaaagattcttttttttaatcatctttaTAATCTTGAGGTTTTTATTCTGATCACGTTAGTAAGTTACTGTTGTTAAAAAGAGCTACGGTCAGTTTTGTAATGACAAAACAAAGATCGTACAAGTCGTAGTTTTTCTCCAGGATAGACGACATAATTATGAAAAAATGTCTCAAagatttttagatttaataaagttttttttttcttgcattttttAACCAGACTAAATCAGCCAAGCAGAGAAACCGTCTTTCTCTCTGGCCGACTGGATTCACATTTTTaacttaaagctgcacaaatCAGTAGGTTTCAAAGTGACGATTACACAGAAGCTGAGGATCCTTTTCTTCTTACTGCAGTAATAAAGAGATCATTAGCTTTTTAGCAAAGAGCTGGAGCCACAGGACTTAAAGTAAGCACAGGTCTGTACGTTGCGTTTTCTCTCCTGGAAACACGTGACGGATTTCTTGATTATCATTAGATATTAAGTCATAAACAAGTAAACTGCTTCTGTACTGTCCAATAATCCGTCTGTGCAGCTCTACACACATTTGGAGTtttaacttcacttcactgaaaaaacaatgGAAGCAAATCACAGCTGCAGCAATTTAACTAAACAGCAACGAGACATGCGagtgttttcctttaaaaaccATCGGCCTGAATTCAAGtctttgacatttacagtaagttcAAGTTTGCCAATAAGAATTCATCCAAAATCCACTTTTCCTAAATGTCAGATCACATCAGTCCGTTTCCATAACTACTTTTACACCTGGACAACAGAAAACACGtttcacatttttgtttctgatgtttctACGTTTTTCAGTCAACACTGGAAATGTTAATGAAAAGCAGTGGATGGAAATACAACGGGGTGTTTTACCAATGAGAATAAAGTGTTTGGGATGTTAGGTGTGTTTCGGAACTACTACTATTCTACTATGTGTACTACATGTGTGAAACCGTTCCCAAAACTCAGAGTGGAAGTGAAACGACAGATGAGTTCCTAATTGACTGTAATTCTCAGTAAAGTTAAAATGAGTTCGGCTGCCGTTTGCTTCCACATGAACCTCATGAATCCGACGGGGAAAAACTCAATCAGCCGATCAGGGGAGATCGTTTCAACTCCTCTTTCCTGACTGGTTCATTTCTCCTTGTTTGTCCAACTCTGATCAAAGATCAGATGTTTCAGTGCAACACATCACTCCCtcccattttaaaatgtctgtctttcttcctgtGCTCTCATTGGCTTGTTCTGGCATCATTTAGTTTTAGCACCAAAACGaacataaatagataaaaacacacacacacacacacacacacacacactcacactcacactcgcTTCAGTttttctcataaaaaaaaacaaacatcagtctCTCTCCCCACTatcaggagaaggaggagggtcAAAGTGCAGCCAGTTGCCATAGTAACTACACGTCGAGGATCTCCTCGGCAGTGCCGCCGCAGCGCAGCCGGTACCGTCCGGTCCTCCAGCTGATGGTGGGGTCCCACAGAGCCGACAGGAAGATCTGCACCGCCATGGACTCCCTGATGAACCAGGCGACGGCAAAGTCCAGTTTGGAGAAGCACAGCGGGGCGCCCTGCAGGACGACCGAGGATCAACCAGATCAAACACTGAACCTTTTTAAACGTGTTTGTTCCAGTTTCAATTTACTTCTTATTTCTTttgatatattaaaaataaatatcagacAATTCCCTTTaagataaagtaaaatgtataaagaaGTAATCAAGcctgaaaaatgtctttaaatgttccTTTTTGACTGGTACCTGAATTCCTGTGAGCTGGATGTAGTCGGATATAAACCAGGCGAGACAGTGACACATGAAGAAAACCATCATGTCCCATCTACAAAACCAACACAGATCCATGTTTTCCAGTGTCACAGCCACTTAAACCTCTTATATTATcatgaataaatattaatatatttatggCTAAATAATCACTTTAACACAAAAATCCACGGTCACCATGAAACTTTAGTCAAATACAGAAGAACACATGTGAACGGGCTGCTCCGGGTTCAATCTTACACGTCTTATGGCCAAAGTTCAAGATGAGAACCAGCAGGGATTCAGTAACTTAGTCGTATCATTAGTTAGAACTCGTTAAAGCAGATGGAcgtatttaatatataaaaacaagtttGGTCTTGTATAAAATAACCTGAAGACAAATCTTCACCcagcaacatcaacatcaacataacctgctgcctcctgctctctgtttgGCTGAGTACCTGAACACGTGATGTGCTGCCCAGCCAATGATGAGGCTGGCCAGGAAGCACTCAGACACAGGTTCCAACACGGTGCCAGGCAGCATGTTGATCCTCAACTTTGTCCACCTGAGAATGTCCACAGACaattaagattattattaacaaCTTAGTTAAACATATAACGTATGTAGAAATGAGTCCTGGTCTAAGGAACAAAGAGACGCTAGATTTAAAGTCTTTACTGACTCATCAATGAACACAGAGAGTAAAATACTAACGAATAGTCGATTAGTTCCTCAAATATCAGTTGGATCAGTTTGTATCATATGTGACAGTTGGATTAAACCTTTAAACATCACCTGATCATGCGGGACTGGAACTGGCCAATAGAGTAGGACCCAGAATTCTGCAAGGCCACCTGTGTTGCCATAGAGAACTTCCAGCCCCTGAGAAAGTAGAGTTTCGTGTAACTAACACATCACGAACAGCTTTAAACCTCAAACCAACATCAGTCAAACTGCAGGtgctaatgctaacatgctaaccTGTCAGCAATGGCTTTTGCCATGAAGTAATCCTCCGCGATGTACTGAGCGAAGGCGACCAATCCGCCGGCCTGATCCAACACGTCCTTCCTCATCAGACACGACATCCCCGTCACACACTTTATCCCCGTCACATTAGCTGAGATGTAGGAGCGAGGGTGGGACGTCCCAAAATACACCTGGAAACAGGTTAGCATTAGCATCTGTTATACAGACAGTTAGCACCAAACAGCTAGTTGAAAAGACTTTAACAACACATTAGAATATCTCCAGCTTCATCGTGTAGCCAGCCCAACGTAGGATTTATGGTTTCACTGCATCCAGTGACTTTTAATATGAACAACTGAGCAAAACTATAAAACTAATGATAAAACAGCAGGGACGTTGGTCTGACATCATGTAATCTGAACCCGTCTTTAAGAACTAGTTACTGGAGACCTTTAATCCGACCCCACCTGCTCTAGTGTGGCGGCGAAGCCTTGGCGGTCGGCAACATACGGCAAACCGTGGACCAGTCCCACCTTCTCCGTCATGTGATTGGTCAGATCCGTCAGGGTGTCTGGTTTCActaacaaatacacacagggAGTTAGCATTAGCACCGATGAATAAAGGTGTCTTAGCTGCAGGGATACTGACCTCTGATGCCGCTGTCACAGATCCAGACCAGACCATATTTGGCTCCTTCGTAACCTGGCATCAGGTTGTTGATTTTGGGGTTGATTCCAACTTTCTTACCCCCTGAGAACCAAAGAACAACACATGCCAACAATAGATGCTAACAAGGACTAAGAAAACTACAGGTTGTTAGATGATGATAGAAACAATGTGGAATAAGGAAAAACGAGAAGCGGTTTCTCACCGATGAATAATCGAGCGTCTACGTTGGGATATTTTCCCAACAACTTTTTACAAACATCAACAGCTGGATCATCCGTATCCTGAACACACAGCAGGATCTCATACTGCgaaaacagaacacaaggaGGGGGAAGTTAGACAGCAGCTCGGGGTCAGATTGGAGCACAGAAGGTAGTCTGGGGGCAGTGGTAGATTGGACATCGCGTGGTTGGGGCAACTGTGTTTCAGACGGGGCAGTTAGATGCTACCTGGGTGGTATATGGGTTTCAAGAGGACTAAGTATAGCAGTGAAAGCAGCTGATTGGCCGTCAGAGGTGATGACGTGAGATGGTAGTCAGGGTGAGAAACGTCACCTTGGGGTAATCCAGCGTGAAAAACGTCTCCAGGTTGGAGATCAGGTTCGGGTCGACGCCCTTTAGTGGCTTCAGCAGAGAAACTCCTGCCAGCTGTGTGAACGACTGCTTGGCTTCCGAACGTTTCTTGTGGAGATGGAGACGCCTGAAAtacagaggtcaaaggtcagaaggCACCTGATCATCAGCCACAAAACCAGGACAACACTGAACCTTAATTTATCAGGGACAAACATCTCAAATGCTCAGATCAGACTGACTTTACCAAGCTGTAAGTACAGGGCAGTGTTTCCCACACAGATTTACTTGGGCAGGTCGCACAGGTGCCCAACCTGGTAGACTTGACAGCCAGCCAGGTAAATGTCTGCTGTCATGACTGGACCGTTGTCTATGTCATAAACAATGAGATGCAGTTACTGTGTGTCCACAATTTAGTAGCAACATCCACGCTGTCTCAGTCAGGACAGATCCACCAGCTTCCTGAACACTTGTTctgctgattgttttttttttttgctttaatcaTTGCTGTTGATGGTTCAGAAGTGAAACAGCTGCTCGCATCAGCCGTCACCAACGTTAATTCAGTGATTTTAGTTGATAATAGCTCAAATGAACACAactgagtctgtggttccagtttcatcttctatgctgtggtctgctggggcggcaacatgaaggtggcagacactaacagactaaacaaactgatggctggctctgttctcggggtggagctggaccctctacatcAGGGGTGTCCAGtcctggtcctcgagggccgctatcctgctggttttccaactatctctgccttacccactgctgattacctggatcaggtgtgttcagccaatcagaagctttAAGTGCAaggctggttgcaaaacaagctggacagtggctcttgaggaccgggattggacacccctgctctacatgttgtagctgaaaggaggatgctgtccaaactcctctcaatcctggacaactcctcccacccactgcacagtgtgttggctggacagaggagcacgttcagccaaagacttattaacattaaatgctccacagagaaccacagtaGATCCTTTCTACgtgtggccatcaatctttacaattcctcccccctctgtaaggggtgggggaaatGATAGTTGAagttttttgtaattttgaACCTTGAACACTGTGGCCAAAGATTGTATATGAGGTAAGAGGCATCACTCTGCAACACCACTGAacaatgtgtgtctctgtagttCCACAAACTCTCAACAGAGTGAGACCTCTTCCCTTGTAAAACCACCAACAGATCTTGCTTAAGCATAATCCCATTCTGTGGGAAACACCGCAGGAAGTTCACACTGATCCAGGAGTCAGCACAGCATCAGCAATAAACCACAAATCTACAGTCAGAGAGGAGCAGACGACTATGTAGATGTTAACATGACAAGAGCAGGGATTACGAGCTGTGTCAGAAGTCTGATGAAACCAACCGTCCATCATTCCCTGGCAGGTTCATTCTTGCAGTCAGTATTTTCatgaagtacacacacacacacacacacacacacacacacacacacacactgactggtCAAACAGCTCAGATCACCTGTCACCACAGTTAATACCTTGACAGGACTAATTGATTGTggtgctcctgtgtgtgtgtgctttctccAAGTTGCTGCAGAAACAGGCTTCAATACAAAACTGCTTTGCAGCCAAAGATTGCATATGGAGGTAAGAGGTATCACTCCATAACACCTCAACGACATCTCAAAACAAGCATGGACTGAGCCTCTCAGTACATCAGTAGTGTCTCTTCTGCTGCTACGTACAGGTCTAAACTACAGCatgttttattctattatttacACTCAGAATCTTTAGGATTTTAATTGTGACAAACATGTAGTCACCTTCACCCACACACGCTACGTTACCACTTTCCCTGTCTGCAGACACTTTTTCCATATTCTGGACTTTTCCTGAACTCGAAGGAACCAAACCGGCTAATAAACTAGCTGCatggatgaaataaataaatggcttAAATTCCAGTCAAACTGagcagtttaaagtttaaacaaccacaaccacaatgTAAAGTTAGCGGAGCAGCAGGCTGAAAACCACGAACCGTGAATCTTCAGTACTTTCTGACATTTAATCATGAAAAATCACCTGCAGATGAACCATGAATGTCATGATTCAGTCTGTGCAGCCTTGGAGCAAAGCGACAAGTTTAaggctgttttttctttaacaactCAGCCGTCACACAGAACCTGTAACTTAAACAGACTCTGGTATGTGGACTGTGCAATAACAATTACCCTGCACATTCATGCCATGGGCACATTGTGTGATATGATCTCATCTGCTCAGACTCTGGGGGTTTATCTGGAGATCTGGAGTCAGATGGTGAGATGATATCTGCTATATCAAAGCACACTGACGGACGTAGAAAAAGGTTTGAAAATTTAGGTTTGTGTTCTGCATCATTTCCTGCTGATCTGTAGCTGTGGCATTGCAGCAGCAGTTGAACCGGTTCTAACTTTCTGTCTGATTTTACCATCAGTGATGAAAAATCACTGATGGAGACAGATCTTTATCCACATTTCTCCAAAACCAGCATTGTGCTTTTCTCTGTAGCTGTTAATCATAAAGACAGATGAAGCTTGGTCTCAGTCTGCagcataaagaaataaatgtaacgTCCCCCGATTTGTGTCTTATAATTGCTGCCATTTCACCatggactataaatattgacccattttcattcatctattttacatattctgtacatatattgagtttttatctgtattaatgttattggttatgtgtatttttgttggtgttggatctttcctggttgtggttcctttctttctgtctgtgttgagaacaactgtaatgaggcaaaactatttccctctgggattaataaagttttttgaatcttgaatgtgAATCAAGTCTGGCCGGGGACCTCGGTTACATATCACATCCTCCCTGCCTCACCCCCACATTTCCTGTCTGAGTTGTTAAACAGCACTGATGATCTGATGATCACCAAAAGAGTCAAATGAACTGGCTCGTGATTCATCTGTAGTACATCAATATGAACCTGGACACAGCCACGACTGAACCTGACGGTTtagtaacttttatttatagCGGTccaaaatgtatattttctgtatttttctctgtggAGGAGCCAATTTAAAAGCACAGAACGTGAATGTACCTTAACATGCATTTCATTAACAGTTTAAAACCTGCATCAGGAAATTAAAAGATGGCTGTACAGGCTGTGAAAAGCTTAAGATTACTGTGAACTTACAACTCAAAGACCATTCAGGAGCCTATTTCATGTTCTGGCAGTAGTTGCTGTTATTCCAAGACCTAAATTAATGTGTGCAGTTCTACAACTCAAATGCAGGAAATGTGCTGAAATCGGATTAAAACGTTTCAAACAGACCTCTGTACTCACATCTACAGGAAACAATTGGTCAAGAGCGACTGGAAAACACAGTGTTGGTCCATATCGTTAGCTTTCCCAGCCAGACTGCCACTTTACagatacagaaaatacagaggCTATGGGCACACAGCTCATCGCTACagaactaacacacacataagtaGTTATATGTGTAGTTTGGAAAGTTGGCAAACCTCCTGTTACCATGTCCTCGTTACAATAAAACACGGTGAAGTTGGTGAAACTGCCCTGAAACTCATCCAAAATGAGATCAGATTAAGTGCTGATACGAGAACTGGATTAACGCCGAATTAAagaataactaataataaatcaaaacgCAGACATGGACAGTTTTACCATGCGGCATTTATAATCTCTgatgaaacaaatgttttaaatagtcATGTTTCCAGGTGTAATTCAGTGtgagcaggaaacaggaaatataTACTAGGTTAATACAAACGAACCGTGACGTAAACGAGTTAAGCTGTAATAACACACTGTACAGATAAATGAACTCATCCGGCTTCATTATGTGCTGCCCCACCTGGATAATTCATTGAAACACCTTTTTTATTGTCCTAAAACATCCAGAGATTCCTGAGTGACCACACTCAGCCTGGCGTTAGCGTTAGCGGTAACGGGCACAGCTAACTACAGCGTTTAACCAGGAAAACGCCCAACAGTTATCCGTCCACACACTGAGCTTTGGCCGGCTGTCACACACCAGGACCCCCGAAGGACTCCACGTCCTGTTTTCAGATGTTACCCCGCCGGTGGTTCACGTTTTAGGACAAACCAcagaaatgaagagaagaaagagaagctcCGCTGTGCTAGCCGTTAGTTAGCTTAGCCTAGCCTAGCTTAGCGGTTCACTCACACGTAAATGATGGACATGAAGTGCATGAGCCACAGGACGAAGAACAGGATGAAGCCGAACACGGCGAATCCCTGCATGGCGAGGTCCAGCACGGCCATGGCGGCGTGCGGGGGCAGTCGGAGCCGGGAGGGGTCACGGAGAGACGGGGTACAGAGGACCGGAGAGGGACCACTGGCAGAGCAGCGGCGACACGGTCCGACTCCAGGTGCCACGGGCTCCGCTAAGGTTAGGTTAGAGATCCGGGTCTCCGGTTAACAGGAACCAGTCCGGGAACTCGAAGCGACCTGGTTCGGCCTGGTGATGCTGGTGTGCGGGTCACGATGTGATCGAGGGGTTTGACAGTCAGCAGACCGGCGGACGGTCAGCTGACTACCGAGGGAGGCGGCGGGCACAACGCACACTACTTCCGCTTGCCcttcaaaacaaaagtcaaagagCGAGAACCAGGAAACACACACCTGTGGTTACCTGAGGGGAGAGCACACCTATCTGACAGCACAGGTGCACGTCAGGAAACGTCACCCGAGGTTCAGAGCGTTCAGTTCcgtttaatgttttgttttctggtcTTATTTTGTTGTATTCAGATATTTGATTATAAAGAACGTTTTCTTcgttattattgtttattgaaaTGTTGAATTGAGAATTTCCTGCTCTTGATTTATTACAATTATGAAGGAGAGAGGATAAAATTCCTTTTTACACGCTGTGGTTTTATTAGTTCTCATAACACTCTCATATAACTATAGGCTATAAGCTTAATATATTTAATCATTAACAGTATTAGGCTGGATTTAAGCTGCAATTTCCTGTGGAAATTAAATTTCACCCACGTACAAAACTGAATCCTTTCATTCATAAGCCCTGCCCTAACAGGTGAGTCACAGAAACAGTTTCACCTGAGTCAGTTTCTGTGTGAACAGACAGATGAGGAAATGCTTTCCCATGACATCAGTGGCAGCTGAAAGTTTCCTGGAAAGTTTCCTGAAAAGCTCCCATGTAAAGACGTGTGATCCAAAGACAGGCTGCATGCGTACAGGTGTGTTCTGAGAGAGACGAAAGAATACCTGGGAAACAGCTGAGGGTGTATTCAGCACAGATCACAACACAAAGGCAGTGGGTTCAGCTCACAGACACGTTCCTGCAAACGTTGGGAcgttgtttaaaatgtaaataacagaATACAACGATTTACACGTCAGCACACACCTGTATTTGACTTTTAACAGCACAATGACACAAATCACAGGTCGAACTCAACCACCAGTACTGATTTACAGCCTtgttcttttcacttttctGGAAACAAGGACTCTTGTGTGGTGGAGGTCCAATATCCCCTATGAAAACAAGGAGGACGTCATGTGATGATCCATGAAAGTCATGACCTCGTCTCTTCAGGTGATTCACATTTCAGGCAGAGTTGTAAAAGGTGTGACATCAAacagcatgttgtttttatttttccagctgACCTCACCTGCTGATGATGTAATGAGCtgttaaacagcagcatgaaCTCACCTGTATTTATCCCAGTTAATGATCAAAGTCTGGTTTGATTAGCTGACTACTTCCTGTTTTAGTCACAtgacagtgaaataaagaaaagttcCCTTTTTATAGAAACTATGTCTTTTATAAAGGAGCCTTCACGTCAGACACTATTCTagaagtacttttactcaagtatttgtgttttacttgagtatttccatttcattcTTCTACTGCTCTGGAGCTAAATTCAGCTACTTTGCAGATTCAGATCAATGAAACCAAAACTTCCAACTGATTCCTGGTAGAAAACACATGACGTGTTAATAAAGTTGTACCAGTCAGCTCCAGCAGCG encodes the following:
- the ugcg gene encoding ceramide glucosyltransferase, with translation MAVLDLAMQGFAVFGFILFFVLWLMHFMSIIYVRLHLHKKRSEAKQSFTQLAGVSLLKPLKGVDPNLISNLETFFTLDYPKYEILLCVQDTDDPAVDVCKKLLGKYPNVDARLFIGGKKVGINPKINNLMPGYEGAKYGLVWICDSGIRVKPDTLTDLTNHMTEKVGLVHGLPYVADRQGFAATLEQVYFGTSHPRSYISANVTGIKCVTGMSCLMRKDVLDQAGGLVAFAQYIAEDYFMAKAIADRGWKFSMATQVALQNSGSYSIGQFQSRMIRWTKLRINMLPGTVLEPVSECFLASLIIGWAAHHVFRWDMMVFFMCHCLAWFISDYIQLTGIQGAPLCFSKLDFAVAWFIRESMAVQIFLSALWDPTISWRTGRYRLRCGGTAEEILDV